GTTGCCTGGTGGATTGGAGGGGGGCTCGCGGTTGCACTTTCGGCCGCCGCCGGATTTGTTGTCGTGCAGTATCAGCTGCAAGCCCCTGAACGGCAGTTGCTGCGAGATCTGCCGGTGATTGAGCGAGTCGATCAGTATCGCCACGTCGAAAGCGTCGAGTTCTTGGAGCGATTGCGTCAGGAAGGCCTGTTTGCAGGAGAGGGTGAAGATGCAATCTAGCATGCGGAAATTTGCGACTGGAGTGATGCTAACTGGTTTACTTGCATGCGCCGATCCGAGTTCCGTGCGCGGCGAACCAACCACGCGTGAAACACTCGAAAAGCTCACAGCAGAAGAGAAAAATGTCTTACTGCAGAAAAAAGAACGCTTTGAAGCGATGTCGGCCGAAGAGCAGGACCGCATGCGGAATCTGAACGCGGCAATTGCTTCGTCCGACCATCGTGAGCAACTGCATAGCACGCTCGATCGCTATCACGAGTGGCTGAAAACCCTCACCACCAAGCAGCGCGCAGACTTGCTCGAACTTTCCTCGGACCAACGAATTGGACGGATCAAGGAACTGATGCAGGAGCAAGAACGATCGCGTCTGCGAGACTTAGGCGGGAAGCAATTGCCGGAAGCCGATATTGATGCCATTTTCAGCTGGCTCGACGAGTTCATGAAGGCTCACGAAGAACAATACATGGAGCGACTGCCGAAGGACTACGCGGATAGACTAAAAGGACAGGAGGAAGTAGCCCGCCGTCGCAGTTTGATGCGGGGCATCATCATGCGCGGGCCCCGCAGTGATTTCCCAATGCCGATTCGCGACGACCTCGAGCGACTACTGCCGACCTTGTCTCAGGCAACGCGACTGGCGCTCGAATCGGCGAAAACGCCGGACGAGAAGCAGATGCTCGCGCGGCAGTGGATTTTCACTGCCATGATCAGCAAGGTTCTGCCGCAAGTGAGTGACGAAGAATTGCAAAAAGTCTTCAAAGAAATGCGTCCCGACGAGCGCGAGCGATTGGAGAGAAAGTCCCCGGAAGAAGCCAAACGCGAACTCACCTGGCGCTTTCATTGGCAACAGTGGCCAAGCCGTGAGGGCTGGCGCGGTGGAATGGGCGGCCCTGGATTTCCCGGAAGTTTTCGACCCGGCATGGGCGGTCCCGGCGGTCCAGTTTCAGCTGGTCCCGGCGGTGGACCTCCAGGACCGGAGCGAAAGGGCTCGGAGCGAGATGGTTCTGATCGCGGTCCGGGTGGTCCGGGTGGTATAGAACGCGGTCGGGGCGGTCCCGGGCGAGGTGGTTTTGGTCCCAGTGGCGAACGACCGCCGCCGAGTAAATTTAAAAATGGCGAGCGCCCTGCTCCCGCTGTTGCGCCACCGGCTGAGAATCCTGCTGATAGCCAGAAGGGTGAGCCTGCGCCACTTCAGCCCGAATGAGTCGCCAGTGACAAGTCGGCAGTAATGGGCTGATGGGACTGACTTCGAGAGCGATTAACTGCAAGGCCGAGCGATCTTCAAGCGACGGCTTGGCACGCGAGCCGCTCAAGCGGGGGGCGTTCAACAATTGGGTTAATTGTTGAACAGTGAACTGCGTAACTCTCGGGTTTCCGGCAGATTGGTGTTCAACAATGAGGGTGAAAGTTGAACATGTAGGATGAAATTAGCCTGCGACCAAGTGGCTAAGCAGCTTGATTTTCGGGCGACGCGACGGGAAACTAACAGTTGAGGATAACTGCCTCCCACTCGAGTTGCTGAGCCGGTGATTCCCACCTTAGATACCCCTCCCTCGCCCAAGCCGCTCGGCGGTTCAGGCTTCGCAAGTGATGACCCATGTCGCTGACTGCTGTTGAAACGCTGAATCGTGAATTCTTGGAGATTCGCTGCCGCATTCTCGATCTGGCCGCGATGCTGGATCGGCTTGAGCGCTCGGATGATACCGTCGCTGACGATCCCAGGCTAAAGCGGATTCACGAGGCAATCGACCTACTCACCAAGTCGGCCAGCAGAAACTCTTCGAGTGATCGAGCGGAGCAAGTGCAGCTCACATTTTCTCGCCCTTACGACAGCGCCTGGCTACAGAACCTCAAGGTCAGACCTCGCTGAACAATCTCGCCGCACCGCTGGCACTCACGAACTAACTTCGCAGATTGATCGACAATAGCTATGGATTACATCGACCCGCATATTCACATGGTTTCGCGGATCACCGACGACTACGAAACGCTTGCCCGCATGGGTTGCGTGGCACTCAGCGAGCCCGCGTTTTGGGCCGGCTTTGACCGCGGCACCGTCGATGGCTTTCGCGATTACTTTCGTCAACTGACCGAAGTCGAACCGAAGCGTGCGGCGCAATATGGCATTCAGCACTTCTGCTGGCTCTGCATCAACGCCAAGGAAGCCGAGAATGTCAGCCTGTCACGTGAAGTGATTGCCATGATTCCTGAGTTCATCCACAAGCCCAACGTGCTGGGCATTGGCGAAATCGGGCTCAACAAGAACACTCGCAATGAGGCGATTGTGTTTCTCGAGCACATGGAACTGGCCATTCAGTACGAACAGCAGATTCTCATTCACACCCCGCACCTTGAAGACAAGTTTCAAGGCACCCGGATGATTCTGGATATGCTCACCAGCGATCGTCGAATCGATCGCAACCGCGTGTTGGTGGATCACGTCGAAGAACACACGGTGAGACATGTACTCGACGAAGGCTTTTGGGCGGGAATGACTCTCTATCCGGTAACCAAATGTACGCCATCACGCGCGGCCGACATTATCGAAATGTATGGCCCCGAA
Above is a window of Anatilimnocola aggregata DNA encoding:
- a CDS encoding TatD family hydrolase; this encodes MDYIDPHIHMVSRITDDYETLARMGCVALSEPAFWAGFDRGTVDGFRDYFRQLTEVEPKRAAQYGIQHFCWLCINAKEAENVSLSREVIAMIPEFIHKPNVLGIGEIGLNKNTRNEAIVFLEHMELAIQYEQQILIHTPHLEDKFQGTRMILDMLTSDRRIDRNRVLVDHVEEHTVRHVLDEGFWAGMTLYPVTKCTPSRAADIIEMYGPERLMVNSAGDWGPSKPTAVPDFIMEMRRRKHPESLIRKIVYENPLQYFSQSQGFRFTPRDASETVDAR